The sequence CCGTCGGGCGTGCGGCCGACTAGCTTTGCCGACTCCTTGTTTTCGCCGCTGTATTTATCGGAAACGATCTTTGCTATCGTGTGGCCGAGAGATATGGACGAGACATAGAAGTCCACGCCCCCGTGCATCTTCTCAACTTTCGATATGAAATACTGGCGGTTGATCCTGGACTGCTGGTCCACATAGCCCATGACCATGTTTACAACCTGTTCCATCGTATCTTCGTCCAACGCCCTTTCCTCGGAACGGACCTGAAGTATCGATTCGTAGTAGCTGCCCTGTATCCTCGAACACCTCTTGCATACGGTATTCTTAACCCTGACTATGGTGGACGCCTCCGACTCCAAAACCACCCCCTCGATGGATACTTCGGATATGACGGTGGCCACAAAGGTGCGGGGATCCTGCTCTTCCGAAAAGGATTCCAAACACTTTATGCGATTGCCGTTCAGCACAGTGACGTTTTCGAACGTGAAATCCTCCACTGCGTTCTTTTTGCTGGACGGCGTCCATTTACCGCCCAGATAATACTCTCCGCACACGGCGCAGACCTCCAGGTCCAAGTGATGGGGCAGAGATGTGAACTGCCTGCCGTCGAGATAGCATTCGATGCATAGGCCGTCGAGCGTTTTTTCGACATCCTTGCCGCATTTTACACAGAACCTCATATCAGCACCACCTGTGCGTGTCTGACCCCGGCTATCATCATAACATTCTCGGACACGACATATCCTTTCTCGATGGCTACCGCGATCGTCCTTTCCCCAAAAAGATTCATCATTGTGACCGAACCCATGCGTTCCGCAAGTGTTTCCTCTGTGATGGCATCTCCGCCGTAGAACACCTCTGTGATCGTTACCTTTGCTATTCCATCCTGGAATGTCTTTCCAAGAAGTTCCTCGTCGCACGCTGCTAGCAGGCGCTCATCGCCGTGCCTGTGTATTCTGGCTCTTATCATTTTCAGGCCCTCTTGTAAACTCCGGCCGACGGCGAATAAAAGTCTCCGGCCTCATGTATCTTCCTGGTCACCTTGCGGACCTCGTCCTCTGAAATCCCCTCGGACGTTGCGTGCAGTATTATTTCGTCGATCGACATTCCGGTCTCCGCACCGAACTCATTGACTATGTCACGTATTATCTTGACGCTGTCACGGTCTTTCTTCGAAACACCCGTCGCCACCCTGTCGATGTCCCACTGTCCGCCCTCGGGCGCGGCTATTTTGCCCAGGTAGAATTCGACCATGTCCACCGCGCGATTGGCGTCGGCATCGGTGACGATGTAACTCAATCTCATCCTTGCGGATGCCTCGGACAGGCGCACGTACGCTTCCAGCTGCCTTGCGGTTATGGGGACGGATTTGTTCTCTCCCTCGCCCATCTTCCTGATATTAAGATAGCTGGCACTTATTATGCTCGCCGCTTCGTCGGTCATGACCGGCGTTATCCTCTTCGAGTATGCTACATATTTCCTGAGAGTATCCATGTCGTAATACGGACGGATGTCCTCCGTTTCCGCCAGGATCCTGTCGGCATCCACTCCTTTGAGCGTCACGCCCTCCTTCATCATACGGACCTGCCCGCGGCGGTGGGCCTTGAGGATGTGCTCGGTGATATCCTTGTCCTTCTTCTTGTCCGGCTTATCCGTGAGCACGAATATCATATCGAAACGCGACATCAGCGCCGGTGGCAATTCGATCTGGTTCGTTATTGTGTCTGTGTCCTCGAACCTTCCGTATTTCGGGTTCGCCGCGGCCAACATCGAGCACCTGCATTGCAGAGTCGCGGTTATACCGGCCTTTGCCACAGATATCTTCTGTGATTCCATCGCCTCGTGGAGCGATGAACGGTCCTGGGTCGTCATCTTGTCGAGCTCGTCGATACATGCAAGACCTTTGTCCGCAAGGACGAGCGCTCCTGCCTCGAGCGTCCATCGTCCGTCTCCGAAATCGTCTTTTACGGCAGCGGCCGTCAGGCCGGCCGCGCTTGCAGACTTTCCGGACGCGTATATTCCCCTTGGTGCCAGGTTGCTCATGTATCTAAGCAGCTGGGACTTTGCCACGCCGGGATCTCCTATCAGCAGGACGTGCATGTCTCCCCTTATAGAGGTCCCATCGTCCATGTCTTTATGGCATCCGCCGAAAAGTTGCAGTGCCAGCGCCTCCTTTATTTCATCAAGGCCATAAATCGTCGGGGAGATCGAAGCGACTATTTTGCTGAAAAGCTCGGGATCGTCCGACATCTCTATGATCTTCTTCTCGTCGGCATCGGTTATCTGTATCTCGTCATATTCGTGCTGTTCGAACTCGATCGAGAGGATGTCCATGTAAATATCAAAAACCGTCGATTTGTCACGTTCCGGCTTCTCCACAGAACGGATGATGCCGTTCATGGTCACACGGTTACCTGCCGTCACCGCTCCGGATATGTCATCCTCCAGGAACCCTGCCAGCCTCTCCGGCTGTGCGCCCCCCCTCAATCCCTCGGGGCTCTCCTGGATCTCGATCTTCTGAGTGTCCATGTATTTTGATTCCTTGTCGTTGAGTATGAAACGCGTTGACTGCTTGTTGCAGCTCCCGTCCGGATTGATGCACATCATAGGCTCGTTGAGAAGCATGCCCTTCTGGGGCACCCACTGCTCGGCCGCGCATCTGGCACATGTGAAAAGCGCATGTGTCATCCTAGGCCTTACCGTGGTGACTTTTCTGACAAGCCCTTCGACGGCGACAAGTTTGCCAAGGTTCTTCGCTCTGAGATTACGGATGTCCACCGTTGCATCCCTGGGTAGGCCGACGATCCTCAGGTTTATATGGTCCTTGCTGTCCCAGGAAGGCGGCATGAGGGAATGAACGCACTCGCGTCCTATCCTGAGGCACCGGTCCGGGTTGTCGAGCACGAACATCGCAAAGTCCGTGTCGTACGTGTCGATGTCCGAATAACGGACCTCTAGGCTCCTCATGTCGGGGTACGCTGCGGCGATGCCCGTTATGGAAATGCGATACTGTTCAAAGGTCCCCAGGATCTCGTCCCAGGCCGTCTGGATGTCTCCGTCCTGATAGTTAACCATCGAGCATGCCTCCGTTGAGTCCGGAGCGGCACTCCTCGTCCGCCCACCATATCCATCCGCCCTGCTCCGTAGAAACCTTTCCCTTCAGCAGGCCCTGCTTTCTGAGCTTTGTGAATGTCTTTGCCAGATCGTCCGGGCATTTATCATCGAAAAAACCTTCGAGCCGCCTGTTCGCCTCCGGAGTTGTGACCGTGTCATCTCCCAGGGCCATCCAAATCTGCAGCACTAGTTCTTTCTTCACTTTCTTGTGATAGCCTAATTCATACTAAATAAGTTGTGAACCGCTTGCTTCGCCACAAAAAATGTTGAAACAGACACTGTTCAGGCAGATACGAGCTTCTTCAGTTTCTGGGGTTCGTCCATGTTTTCCTTCACCCAGTCACGTATCCTGTAGGCCATTCTTAGGTAATCTTCGGCAAGTTCCTTGTCGTCTGTTGCGGTGAAGTCTTCGGTCGATCCCATGTCGACCAGGATCTGCTTTCCTTTCCAGACGGTCTTATGTGCGTATTCCTCAAAGACCTGGGCCTGTGTGTATATGACGAAATCGTAACCATGGTCGGCCGGAAGGTATTCGCTGTCGAATCCTTTGGACCTCTGGTGCCTGATATCCTCGGACTCTGTGTACATGGTGATGATCATGTCGCAGTCCATCACATCCGGCTCGGGGCCCGCGCTGAACGCCTGATACATACCGGGATACTGTTTGTTGGTATAGTACTCGGCCAGCTGAGACTGGAGATCGTTCTTCCGGTCCACAAAAAGGACCGAGACCTTGTTCCTGTCCCTCTCCGGCCTGCTCTCTTTGGCCATCTTTCTCTCTGACATGCAATCCGGGTTATTACTTTCGGGACATATACCTTTTGGGAAGTATGTTTAAACCTTCTGGAGGATAGAGGGTCGCCACAGTGATGAACGTTTTCGAGCTGTTTTTGATGATAGACGGGCGAGCTGAGTGGCACCTTCTCAATAAGTGTAAATAAGCCCCTGCAGATGGAAGTTTATGTGTGCAGTACTCCAGGTCGCGCTCGACATCATGCAGGTCGGACGCAGCGTCCCCATCGCCAAAGAGGCGATCGAGGGAGGTGCTGATTGGATTGAAGCGGGAACGCCGCTGATAAAAAGCGGTGGAGCGGAAGCGATACGCGTCCTCAGGAGAGAGTTTCCCGACAGGAAGATAGTCGCCGACACGAAAACGATGGACGTGGGCGCGTTCGAGGTGGAGATCGCAGCCAAGGCCGGTGCAGACATAATAACGGTGCTGGGTCTTGCGGACGACTCGACCATTTCCGAGGCCGT comes from Methanomassiliicoccaceae archaeon and encodes:
- a CDS encoding NMD3-related protein, translating into MRFCVKCGKDVEKTLDGLCIECYLDGRQFTSLPHHLDLEVCAVCGEYYLGGKWTPSSKKNAVEDFTFENVTVLNGNRIKCLESFSEEQDPRTFVATVISEVSIEGVVLESEASTIVRVKNTVCKRCSRIQGSYYESILQVRSEERALDEDTMEQVVNMVMGYVDQQSRINRQYFISKVEKMHGGVDFYVSSISLGHTIAKIVSDKYSGENKESAKLVGRTPDGQDMYRITYLVRLPEFKSGDVVIWNDKHYKLLRVFGTGGRILSIKGFKEITVRRSDMSSLKVYRKKSDLGSAAVVSIGPTEIQVLDPSNYSTVDLKIPEGAIIGETVKTVDIDGSLYYVP
- a CDS encoding DUF424 family protein; amino-acid sequence: MIRARIHRHGDERLLAACDEELLGKTFQDGIAKVTITEVFYGGDAITEETLAERMGSVTMMNLFGERTIAVAIEKGYVVSENVMMIAGVRHAQVVLI
- a CDS encoding minichromosome maintenance protein MCM, translating into MVNYQDGDIQTAWDEILGTFEQYRISITGIAAAYPDMRSLEVRYSDIDTYDTDFAMFVLDNPDRCLRIGRECVHSLMPPSWDSKDHINLRIVGLPRDATVDIRNLRAKNLGKLVAVEGLVRKVTTVRPRMTHALFTCARCAAEQWVPQKGMLLNEPMMCINPDGSCNKQSTRFILNDKESKYMDTQKIEIQESPEGLRGGAQPERLAGFLEDDISGAVTAGNRVTMNGIIRSVEKPERDKSTVFDIYMDILSIEFEQHEYDEIQITDADEKKIIEMSDDPELFSKIVASISPTIYGLDEIKEALALQLFGGCHKDMDDGTSIRGDMHVLLIGDPGVAKSQLLRYMSNLAPRGIYASGKSASAAGLTAAAVKDDFGDGRWTLEAGALVLADKGLACIDELDKMTTQDRSSLHEAMESQKISVAKAGITATLQCRCSMLAAANPKYGRFEDTDTITNQIELPPALMSRFDMIFVLTDKPDKKKDKDITEHILKAHRRGQVRMMKEGVTLKGVDADRILAETEDIRPYYDMDTLRKYVAYSKRITPVMTDEAASIISASYLNIRKMGEGENKSVPITARQLEAYVRLSEASARMRLSYIVTDADANRAVDMVEFYLGKIAAPEGGQWDIDRVATGVSKKDRDSVKIIRDIVNEFGAETGMSIDEIILHATSEGISEDEVRKVTRKIHEAGDFYSPSAGVYKRA